One window from the genome of bacterium encodes:
- a CDS encoding thioredoxin fold domain-containing protein — translation MIKKTVFLIFFLFSTQVLSAEGEWLTGSGGYKALAQSNAKKGFLLYIYTDWCSFCKKFNREVLSDPQTQKFLAKIDKVKVNPEDGDAEDTIADDWHVDVLPTVLAIKNGKATPIPTKVTPEEFIKTVKNAL, via the coding sequence ATGATTAAAAAAACTGTTTTTCTAATTTTTTTCCTTTTTTCTACACAGGTTTTATCTGCCGAAGGAGAATGGCTTACAGGGTCGGGCGGTTATAAGGCTTTAGCCCAAAGCAATGCTAAAAAGGGTTTTCTGCTGTATATCTACACAGACTGGTGTTCCTTCTGTAAAAAATTTAACCGTGAAGTTTTATCCGACCCTCAAACTCAAAAATTTTTAGCTAAAATTGATAAAGTAAAAGTAAATCCCGAAGACGGCGATGCCGAAGACACTATTGCTGACGATTGGCATGTGGATGTTTTACCTACAGTACTGGCTATCAAAAACGGTAAAGCAACTCCCATTCCCACAAAAGTAACTCCTGAAGAATTTATCAAAACAGTTAAAAATGCCCTTTAA
- a CDS encoding SRPBCC family protein: MVIITKENDGYKLTSEKWANKPLKEVFSFFAEAQNLEKMTPAWLNFSIITPPPIVMKEGLLIDYKIKLFGVPMKWKTLISRWEPGKCFVDEQLKGPYKKWIHLHSFESSKGGTVCRDEVAFYPLGGALTMPFVGFNLRKIFEYRGRVMDKIFA, translated from the coding sequence ATGGTGATCATTACAAAAGAAAATGACGGCTATAAATTAACCAGTGAAAAATGGGCGAATAAACCGCTTAAAGAAGTTTTTTCTTTTTTTGCCGAGGCGCAAAATTTGGAAAAAATGACACCCGCCTGGCTTAATTTTTCAATCATCACGCCACCGCCCATAGTGATGAAAGAAGGGCTTTTAATAGACTACAAAATAAAATTATTTGGTGTGCCCATGAAATGGAAAACGCTGATATCGCGTTGGGAACCTGGCAAATGTTTTGTGGATGAACAGTTAAAAGGCCCGTATAAAAAATGGATTCATCTGCATAGCTTTGAAAGCTCAAAAGGCGGCACAGTATGTAGAGATGAAGTAGCTTTTTATCCTTTAGGCGGGGCGTTAACCATGCCCTTTGTAGGATTTAATTTAAGAAAAATTTTTGAATACCGTGGGCGTGTGATGGATAAGATTTTTGCTTAA
- a CDS encoding MaoC family dehydratase produces MATKLPYPLFKEQAPALAADTSKVKYPQYGRVLEDFNDGEVFCHPRGITIYPSFAQEFATTYMEMNPLYINAEYAKAHGYRDLVVSPLMVMNIALSLGVQNDSEKAIANLGYYNVCFAKPVYAGDTLRALTKVLKRDVKEGGKPGIVTIRTLAVNQNNETVLQYDRKIMVAPAGKQSEPTTIQNQPFPELPELSIELPEAKKEYVKNLTGINTYFENFNVGDIIAHANGRTVTDEHFPWTYRVMNTHPLHYDRLYSTARTGAMSGEPIVYGGLLFAWLCGLASRDVSENALADFGYTEGYHTQPTVSGETIYAISRVLSKTDGPAGYNAGVVTFQLIGVKGIRPQQVLEKYGADLFIKENDKKKLGKEKIPEKIFEIERRLLIKRA; encoded by the coding sequence ATGGCAACCAAACTTCCCTACCCCCTCTTTAAAGAACAAGCACCAGCACTTGCGGCCGATACCTCTAAAGTAAAATATCCCCAATATGGCCGTGTTTTAGAAGACTTTAACGACGGCGAAGTTTTTTGCCATCCTCGTGGCATTACTATTTACCCTTCATTTGCTCAGGAATTTGCCACCACCTACATGGAAATGAATCCTCTCTATATCAATGCGGAATATGCCAAGGCGCATGGTTACCGCGATCTTGTAGTTTCGCCGCTGATGGTGATGAACATTGCGCTTTCATTAGGCGTTCAAAACGATTCCGAAAAGGCGATTGCCAATTTAGGTTATTATAATGTTTGTTTTGCCAAACCCGTTTATGCCGGCGACACGCTGCGCGCGCTGACAAAAGTTTTAAAACGTGATGTGAAAGAAGGTGGCAAACCCGGTATCGTCACCATCCGCACATTAGCCGTAAATCAAAACAACGAAACCGTGTTGCAGTACGATCGCAAAATCATGGTGGCCCCTGCCGGCAAACAAAGTGAACCCACCACCATTCAAAACCAGCCGTTTCCGGAATTACCTGAATTATCTATCGAACTGCCAGAAGCTAAAAAGGAATACGTGAAAAACTTAACCGGCATTAACACTTATTTTGAGAATTTTAATGTGGGCGATATCATTGCACACGCCAACGGCCGTACCGTTACCGACGAACATTTTCCGTGGACTTATCGCGTGATGAACACGCATCCTCTGCATTACGATCGCCTGTATTCTACCGCTCGCACCGGTGCCATGAGTGGAGAACCCATCGTTTATGGAGGTCTTCTTTTCGCTTGGCTTTGTGGCCTTGCTAGCCGTGACGTGAGCGAAAACGCCTTGGCCGATTTTGGCTATACCGAGGGATACCATACCCAGCCTACCGTCTCCGGCGAAACCATTTATGCCATTAGCCGCGTACTTTCTAAAACTGATGGCCCGGCTGGCTACAATGCCGGCGTTGTAACCTTCCAACTTATTGGTGTAAAAGGTATTCGTCCTCAGCAGGTACTGGAAAAATACGGAGCCGATCTCTTTATTAAAGAGAACGATAAGAAGAAATTAGGAAAAGAAAAAATACCGGAAAAAATCTTTGAAATTGAAAGAAGACTACTTATTAAAAGGGCTTAA
- a CDS encoding DNA-3-methyladenine glycosylase, with translation MSNFFLKISPRHSTLKVARDLLGKLLVHDSAEGKTVGRIVETEAYLSNDPACHASRGLTPRNAPMFEEAGIAYVYFIYGMYHCFNVVTGKKGRGEAVLIRALEPVEGIPLMFKRRPKAKLDRDLCSGPGKLVMAMGIEKEHNKHRLHEGPLYLLNEGKIKKKDVVTTTRIGIVEGANLPYRFYIKDNKYISKK, from the coding sequence TTGTCTAATTTTTTTTTAAAAATTAGCCCCCGCCATTCCACTTTAAAAGTTGCTCGCGACTTATTGGGTAAACTCTTAGTGCACGATTCTGCCGAAGGAAAAACTGTAGGTCGTATTGTAGAAACCGAAGCCTATCTCTCTAACGATCCAGCTTGCCACGCCAGCCGCGGGTTAACGCCGCGTAATGCGCCTATGTTTGAGGAAGCAGGGATTGCGTATGTGTATTTTATTTACGGCATGTATCATTGCTTTAATGTAGTGACAGGGAAAAAGGGCAGGGGTGAGGCAGTGTTGATACGCGCTCTGGAGCCGGTGGAGGGAATTCCGCTCATGTTTAAGCGTCGTCCCAAAGCTAAATTAGACCGTGATCTCTGTAGCGGACCAGGAAAATTAGTGATGGCGATGGGGATTGAGAAAGAACATAATAAACATCGTTTACATGAAGGACCTTTGTATCTTTTGAATGAGGGAAAAATTAAAAAGAAAGATGTTGTGACAACGACTCGTATTGGAATAGTAGAGGGCGCAAACTTGCCTTATCGGTTTTATATTAAAGATAACAAATATATTTCAAAAAAATAA
- a CDS encoding acyl-CoA/acyl-ACP dehydrogenase, translating into MDKAKVLSLLNNGNNLLETILAYITKEGTKDGKVSVSKLDQHQVLNTDLVWLKSEVFAARELVEYAAKVNGELETKLAEFYAADTLNDICQKVVPHMWRIGLTEEQMHATIWNKEVGNFVTEKLSPTFYEPIAKLIEDKKSGGTYNLTDDQQMIADTFRKFAEDNVIPKAEHVHRHDDLIPSEILNGLKELGCFGLSIPQKFGGFQPDDKDDNISMLLVTEELSRGSVGVAGSLITRPEILSKALLKGGTEEQKQRLLPLIATGERMAAVAVTEPDYGSDVASLKVGAKKTEGGWLINGVKTWCTYAGFADTLLVLCRTDPDLSKGHKGLSILLAEKPSFDGHEFSHKQPSGGTIEGKAIGTIGYRGMHSFEVSFQDYFVPDENLVGGPEGLGKGFYLQMAGFAGGRLQTAARANGVMQAAFEKAIQYSLERSVFGKPIINYQITKYRLVRMAAIIQASRQFTYASARLMDEGRGQMEASLVKYYASKISEWVTREAMQLHGGMGYAEEYAVSRFFVDARVFSIFEGAEDTLVQRVIIRSLVEEKMKQ; encoded by the coding sequence ATGGATAAGGCAAAAGTTCTCTCGTTATTAAACAACGGCAACAATCTTTTAGAAACCATCTTGGCTTATATTACCAAGGAAGGAACCAAAGACGGTAAAGTTTCGGTTTCTAAATTAGACCAACATCAAGTACTCAATACCGATTTGGTTTGGCTTAAAAGTGAAGTTTTTGCTGCCCGCGAATTAGTTGAGTATGCCGCCAAAGTTAACGGAGAACTCGAAACCAAATTGGCCGAATTTTATGCCGCCGATACTTTAAATGATATTTGCCAAAAAGTAGTACCCCATATGTGGCGCATTGGACTTACCGAAGAACAAATGCATGCCACTATTTGGAATAAAGAAGTAGGTAATTTTGTTACCGAAAAACTCTCCCCCACTTTTTACGAACCCATTGCTAAACTGATCGAAGACAAAAAATCGGGCGGCACTTACAATTTAACCGACGATCAACAAATGATTGCCGACACGTTCCGCAAATTTGCCGAAGACAACGTGATTCCCAAAGCCGAACACGTGCACCGTCACGACGATTTGATTCCTTCTGAAATTTTAAACGGCTTAAAAGAATTAGGCTGTTTTGGTTTATCTATCCCGCAAAAATTTGGCGGCTTTCAGCCCGATGATAAAGACGATAACATCAGCATGCTGCTTGTTACCGAAGAATTAAGCCGCGGTTCTGTAGGTGTGGCTGGTTCGCTTATTACCCGCCCCGAAATTTTGTCGAAAGCTCTTTTAAAAGGTGGCACCGAAGAACAAAAACAACGTTTGCTCCCTCTCATTGCTACAGGCGAACGCATGGCGGCAGTAGCTGTTACCGAACCCGATTATGGTTCAGACGTTGCTTCTCTTAAAGTTGGTGCTAAAAAAACCGAAGGTGGCTGGCTGATTAATGGTGTTAAAACCTGGTGTACCTACGCCGGTTTTGCCGACACCTTGCTGGTTTTATGCCGCACCGATCCCGATTTATCCAAAGGCCACAAAGGTCTTTCTATTCTTTTGGCCGAAAAGCCCAGCTTTGATGGTCACGAATTCTCTCACAAACAACCCAGCGGCGGTACCATTGAAGGTAAAGCTATTGGCACCATCGGCTATCGCGGTATGCATAGCTTTGAAGTATCGTTCCAGGATTATTTTGTTCCCGATGAAAATTTAGTAGGTGGCCCCGAAGGTTTAGGAAAAGGTTTCTACTTACAAATGGCCGGCTTTGCCGGTGGTCGTTTGCAAACAGCAGCTCGTGCTAACGGTGTAATGCAAGCTGCTTTTGAAAAAGCCATCCAGTACTCGCTGGAACGCAGCGTGTTTGGCAAACCCATCATCAATTATCAAATCACCAAATACCGTTTGGTGCGCATGGCCGCCATTATTCAGGCCAGCCGCCAATTCACCTACGCCTCCGCCCGCCTCATGGACGAAGGTAGAGGCCAGATGGAAGCATCTCTCGTAAAATACTACGCCAGCAAAATTTCTGAATGGGTAACCCGCGAAGCCATGCAGCTGCACGGCGGCATGGGTTATGCCGAAGAATATGCCGTAAGCCGCTTTTTTGTGGATGCTCGCGTGTTCAGTATTTTTGAAGGCGCCGAAGATACGCTGGTGCAACGCGTGATTATTCGCAGCTTGGTGGAAGAAAAGATGAAGCAGTAG
- the mce gene encoding methylmalonyl-CoA epimerase — MTFKKIDHIAIAVPDLEKAINLYTSLLGKKPEHIEEVADQKVRAAFFGVGESNLELLWPTSEASPITNFLKKNERGGLHHICIEVENIDKHLEELKAKGVVLIDEKPRLGAHNKRIAFVHPKSTGGVLIELSEPQH, encoded by the coding sequence ATGACCTTTAAAAAGATCGACCATATCGCCATTGCCGTGCCCGACCTGGAAAAAGCCATAAACCTTTACACCAGCCTCTTGGGTAAAAAACCTGAACATATTGAAGAAGTTGCCGATCAAAAAGTACGCGCGGCTTTCTTTGGTGTGGGCGAATCTAACTTAGAACTTTTGTGGCCTACATCTGAGGCAAGCCCCATCACCAATTTTTTAAAGAAAAACGAACGCGGCGGGCTTCATCATATTTGTATTGAAGTAGAAAACATCGACAAGCATTTGGAAGAATTAAAAGCCAAAGGCGTGGTGTTGATTGACGAAAAACCCCGCCTGGGCGCGCATAATAAAAGAATTGCGTTTGTTCACCCCAAGTCGACGGGTGGCGTGTTAATAGAATTATCAGAACCACAACACTAG
- a CDS encoding CoA ester lyase codes for MSKNIHPNEALFKGEKPFPVIPSCEHFAGSEKLITKALELQAKLNGVFDITMDCEDGAPEGREKEHAQMIIDIQKSALNKHKQSGVRIHDYSNQHWKQDVDILVPAIGETVAYITIPKPTAASQVKEMIGYIQQTAKNAGIKREIPIHVLIETHGALAEVYQIAAMPWMQVLDFGLMDFVSAHHGAIPDSCMKSPGQFEHALIARAKGNVVAAALANGIIPAHNVTLDLKDSYKTYQDARRAHTEFGFLRMWSIYPTQIQSIVDAISPDYSQVQKGVAILLEAQKADWGPIQYAGDLHDRATYRYYWELVQRAHLSGQKLPEEANKAFFG; via the coding sequence ATGAGCAAAAACATTCACCCCAACGAAGCCCTCTTTAAAGGCGAAAAACCCTTTCCGGTTATCCCCTCTTGCGAACATTTTGCCGGATCCGAAAAACTCATCACCAAAGCGTTAGAGCTTCAGGCCAAATTAAACGGCGTGTTTGACATTACCATGGATTGCGAAGACGGTGCTCCCGAAGGCCGCGAAAAAGAACACGCGCAGATGATTATTGATATTCAAAAGTCGGCTTTGAACAAACACAAGCAATCGGGCGTGCGTATCCACGATTACTCCAACCAACACTGGAAACAGGATGTGGATATTTTGGTTCCTGCTATCGGCGAAACAGTGGCTTACATTACAATCCCAAAGCCAACCGCTGCTTCTCAAGTTAAAGAAATGATCGGCTACATTCAACAAACCGCTAAAAATGCCGGTATTAAACGCGAAATTCCTATTCACGTTTTAATTGAAACACACGGTGCCTTGGCCGAAGTTTATCAAATTGCTGCCATGCCCTGGATGCAAGTGCTCGATTTTGGCTTGATGGATTTTGTGAGTGCTCACCACGGCGCTATCCCCGATAGCTGCATGAAGTCGCCTGGCCAGTTTGAACACGCGCTGATTGCTCGTGCTAAAGGCAATGTGGTGGCTGCTGCGCTTGCCAACGGCATTATCCCCGCTCACAACGTGACGCTCGATTTAAAAGATTCATACAAAACCTATCAAGATGCGCGCCGTGCTCATACCGAATTTGGTTTCTTGCGTATGTGGTCCATTTACCCCACTCAAATTCAATCGATTGTAGACGCCATTAGCCCTGATTATTCTCAGGTGCAAAAAGGTGTGGCCATCTTACTTGAAGCTCAAAAAGCCGATTGGGGTCCCATTCAGTATGCTGGCGATTTGCACGACCGCGCTACTTACCGCTACTACTGGGAATTAGTACAACGCGCTCATCTCTCGGGACAAAAATTACCAGAAGAAGCTAACAAGGCCTTCTTCGGATAA
- a CDS encoding Fe-S cluster assembly protein SufB: protein MTEQAIKDITEKEYKYGFVTDIEADKAPPGLNEDIIRLISHKKNEPAFMLEYRLKSFKHWQTMAEPTWAQVNYPKINYQDIVYYSAPKQKKKLNSLDEVDPELRKTFDKLGISLDEQKRLSNVAVDAVFDSVSVATTFKGKLNELGIIFCSFSEALQNHPDLVKKYLGSVVPYTDNFFATLNAAVFTDGSFVYIPKGVKCPMELSTYFRINEANTGQFERTLIVADEGSYVSYLEGCT from the coding sequence ATGACCGAACAAGCCATTAAAGACATTACCGAAAAAGAATATAAATACGGCTTTGTAACCGACATTGAAGCCGACAAGGCCCCTCCTGGCTTAAACGAAGATATCATCCGACTTATTTCGCACAAAAAAAACGAACCGGCATTTATGCTGGAGTATCGTCTTAAATCTTTTAAACATTGGCAAACCATGGCCGAACCCACCTGGGCTCAGGTGAATTATCCAAAAATTAATTATCAGGACATTGTTTACTACTCGGCTCCCAAACAAAAAAAGAAACTGAATTCGCTGGATGAAGTAGACCCGGAACTGCGCAAAACATTTGATAAGCTGGGCATTTCGCTGGATGAGCAAAAACGTCTAAGCAATGTGGCTGTGGATGCGGTGTTTGATAGCGTATCGGTTGCAACCACCTTTAAAGGAAAATTAAACGAGTTGGGTATTATTTTTTGCTCGTTCTCCGAAGCTCTTCAAAATCATCCCGATCTCGTTAAAAAATATTTAGGATCTGTTGTTCCCTATACCGATAATTTTTTTGCCACCTTAAACGCAGCTGTTTTTACCGATGGATCGTTTGTTTACATTCCCAAAGGCGTTAAATGCCCCATGGAGCTCTCTACCTACTTCCGCATTAACGAAGCCAACACCGGCCAGTTTGAACGCACGCTGATTGTTGCCGATGAAGGAAGTTATGTAAGTTATTTGGAAGGTTGCACGG
- a CDS encoding MBL fold metallo-hydrolase: protein MPHEIIQTEHGSKIGDVEFIWARNSKEFLFANSIYIQGSPSIIVDPSATFTYIEELAMSQSVNMVLNTHYHADHRSLNGLFNNVIFASHEADAAAIRDHATYEEFADSDPNSFYSQWRKQFFQKYHISDCPVSQLYKGNELIETDTTQIQLVHIPGHTPGHMALHFKNISTIFISDIDLTPYGPWYANVVSDIEEFKKSVEKVMAIEADYYVTSHGERIYDREKFLEKIKRFHAYFDDRDSKIMDLLNDGPKDLATIASHGIIYRKMLLQDPLKAYFEWLMVEKHLNRLVLNNHLIKDGDLYYIKS, encoded by the coding sequence ATGCCTCATGAAATCATTCAAACCGAACACGGCTCTAAAATAGGTGATGTCGAATTCATCTGGGCCCGCAATTCTAAAGAATTTCTTTTTGCGAATTCTATTTATATTCAAGGGAGCCCGTCTATTATTGTGGACCCTTCGGCTACGTTTACCTACATCGAAGAACTCGCCATGAGCCAATCGGTGAATATGGTTTTAAACACGCATTACCATGCCGATCATCGCAGCCTTAATGGCCTTTTTAACAATGTAATTTTTGCCTCACACGAGGCTGACGCTGCCGCCATTCGTGACCATGCCACCTACGAAGAATTTGCCGATAGCGATCCCAATTCTTTTTACAGTCAGTGGCGTAAACAGTTTTTTCAAAAGTACCACATTTCCGATTGCCCGGTTTCTCAATTATACAAGGGCAATGAACTGATCGAAACCGATACCACACAAATCCAGCTGGTGCATATCCCAGGCCATACTCCCGGCCACATGGCGCTACATTTTAAAAATATTTCCACGATCTTTATTTCGGATATCGATCTCACCCCTTACGGCCCCTGGTACGCCAATGTGGTAAGCGACATTGAAGAATTTAAAAAGTCGGTAGAAAAAGTAATGGCGATAGAAGCCGATTATTATGTCACCAGCCACGGCGAACGCATTTACGACCGTGAAAAATTTTTAGAAAAGATCAAACGCTTCCACGCGTACTTTGATGATCGCGATTCTAAAATTATGGATTTACTCAATGATGGCCCCAAAGATTTAGCCACCATTGCCAGCCACGGAATTATTTACAGAAAGATGTTGTTGCAAGATCCTCTCAAAGCCTATTTCGAATGGCTGATGGTAGAAAAGCATTTAAACCGCTTAGTCCTCAATAATCACCTCATTAAAGATGGCGATCTCTATTATATTAAGTCCTAA
- the yhbY gene encoding ribosome assembly RNA-binding protein YhbY, producing the protein MKLTGSQRTFLRGKAHKLKPYVHLGKEGLTEALVKQIDQALNDHELIKIKFVEYKEDRKEIAADIEKETKSNCVGMVGHVGIFYKKHPNPEKRDKSLIK; encoded by the coding sequence ATGAAACTCACTGGTTCCCAACGTACTTTTTTAAGAGGCAAAGCCCACAAACTTAAGCCCTATGTCCATTTGGGCAAAGAAGGTTTAACCGAAGCCCTGGTAAAGCAAATAGATCAGGCGTTAAACGATCACGAACTCATTAAAATTAAATTTGTGGAATACAAAGAAGACCGCAAAGAAATTGCGGCCGACATCGAGAAAGAAACCAAGAGCAATTGCGTGGGCATGGTAGGCCATGTGGGGATTTTTTATAAAAAACATCCCAACCCCGAAAAACGGGATAAGTCTCTGATCAAATAA
- a CDS encoding Rrf2 family transcriptional regulator: MGDKLMNITSRASDYALLMLIHMATLPEGESTNVKKIASHLGLSLRFLANIAGKLTTAHIIESQRGIGGGIKLKKDASTVSIRDVIEAVDGPVQTMFCQNDHENCSHLSACNMKHFWDDLQGLVVHKLTATSIAHLAAQQNKTKMSEATYV; this comes from the coding sequence ATGGGAGATAAACTTATGAACATTACCTCACGCGCCAGCGACTATGCACTTTTGATGCTCATCCACATGGCAACTTTGCCCGAAGGAGAAAGCACCAATGTAAAAAAAATTGCCTCTCATTTAGGTTTATCGCTCCGTTTTTTAGCCAACATCGCCGGCAAACTCACCACCGCCCATATTATCGAATCGCAACGCGGCATTGGTGGCGGCATTAAACTTAAAAAAGATGCAAGTACCGTCTCTATCCGTGATGTCATCGAAGCCGTAGACGGCCCTGTTCAAACCATGTTCTGCCAAAACGATCACGAAAACTGCTCACATTTAAGCGCCTGCAACATGAAACATTTTTGGGACGATTTGCAGGGGTTAGTAGTTCACAAATTAACCGCCACCTCTATTGCGCATCTGGCGGCTCAACAAAATAAAACAAAAATGTCGGAGGCTACTTACGTATGA
- a CDS encoding radical SAM protein has protein sequence MLSYTPKEIIVDREVLNAPLTQRVLAKYPQITPVVADDLSPYKKPIPFTEAKKKLLLTSYKGDAVKNCQGAGGYVCCNYFTVSFVSNCPMECSYCILQDYLANNPIITLYANTQDIFDSIEKHISTHPNKTFRIGTGELADSLALDDVTELTKELVPFVARQKNLILELKTKSNRIANLLNMDHQGKTVISWSINPQTFIDQEEFKTAPLLERFKAARAVMDKGYKVGFHMDPLLNFNNWETEYKNLVALIAQNFKPHELAWISLGSLRYTPGLKKAIQTRFPKSQLLYGELFPSPDGKIRYLKSIREDMYATVKGYIDEYLNTVPHYLCMETDKVWEKVFNYIPADRDALEHNLAERFAI, from the coding sequence GTGTTAAGTTATACACCCAAAGAAATCATTGTGGACCGCGAGGTTTTAAACGCCCCGCTCACCCAGCGCGTGCTGGCCAAATACCCTCAAATTACACCTGTTGTCGCCGATGATTTAAGCCCTTATAAAAAGCCCATCCCTTTTACCGAGGCTAAAAAGAAATTACTCCTCACCAGCTATAAAGGGGATGCTGTTAAAAACTGCCAGGGGGCCGGCGGTTATGTGTGTTGTAATTATTTTACCGTGAGTTTTGTGAGCAATTGCCCCATGGAGTGCTCGTACTGTATTTTACAAGACTATTTAGCCAATAACCCCATCATTACCCTTTACGCCAACACACAGGATATTTTTGATTCAATCGAAAAACACATTAGCACCCATCCCAATAAGACTTTTAGAATTGGTACTGGCGAGCTAGCCGATTCTCTGGCCTTGGATGATGTTACGGAACTCACAAAGGAGCTGGTTCCCTTTGTAGCACGTCAGAAAAATTTGATACTGGAACTAAAAACTAAATCAAACCGCATTGCTAATTTACTGAATATGGATCATCAGGGTAAGACCGTTATTTCGTGGTCTATTAACCCACAAACTTTTATTGATCAGGAAGAATTTAAAACAGCCCCTCTTCTAGAACGCTTTAAAGCGGCCCGCGCGGTAATGGACAAGGGTTACAAAGTGGGTTTTCATATGGACCCGCTTCTCAATTTTAATAATTGGGAAACCGAATATAAAAATCTGGTAGCCTTAATTGCCCAAAACTTTAAACCGCATGAACTAGCCTGGATTTCGCTGGGCTCGTTGCGCTACACCCCGGGGCTTAAAAAAGCCATTCAAACCCGCTTTCCTAAAAGTCAGCTTTTATATGGCGAACTCTTCCCCTCGCCCGACGGCAAAATCCGTTATCTTAAAAGTATCCGTGAAGACATGTATGCCACGGTAAAAGGCTATATTGATGAATACTTAAATACTGTGCCCCATTATCTTTGTATGGAAACAGATAAGGTTTGGGAAAAAGTTTTTAATTATATACCTGCTGATAGAGATGCTTTAGAGCATAATCTGGCTGAACGCTTTGCCATTTAA
- a CDS encoding endonuclease/exonuclease/phosphatase family protein yields MPFKRKRKKHHRKLPPFLRLFITLFIVPTLLVCVWIIFLEKPYSGNKPSTDFVAKAKWLSEHSECTLGPGPQIENTSEESVITATPTTAANKDEVTLTLWDQNTWSMLISLTPQQRLINLGYVIKNRHIVTMQELFTSQALQIDEYAAHPYFAFPGQGNTVMKRTGLGILSKFRITKINHHLYTSSTHWDSIANKGVFYTEIDHPQLGLIDVFTTHLQASYGPISYNEVRATQIRELIEFFNRYPNDRLKIVTGDFNFKPDNPLYAQLLQTLNLIDLSSILNPNPSEPFVTYPNSNKQLDYIFIKLPITWDINKAKSQIRAINLDLSDHLSLCAKIVLDKKETSH; encoded by the coding sequence ATGCCCTTTAAGCGTAAACGCAAAAAACATCATCGCAAACTTCCTCCATTTTTGAGGTTATTCATCACACTTTTTATAGTGCCTACACTTTTAGTCTGCGTATGGATTATTTTTTTAGAAAAACCATACAGTGGCAATAAACCAAGTACCGATTTTGTAGCTAAGGCCAAGTGGCTGAGCGAACATTCCGAATGTACGTTGGGCCCAGGCCCTCAAATAGAAAATACATCTGAGGAATCAGTTATTACTGCAACTCCAACTACAGCTGCCAATAAAGATGAAGTTACTTTAACGCTATGGGACCAAAATACATGGTCGATGCTTATTAGCCTTACACCACAACAACGTCTGATTAATTTGGGATACGTTATTAAAAACCGCCACATCGTTACCATGCAAGAGCTGTTCACATCGCAGGCTTTGCAAATTGATGAATATGCTGCCCACCCTTACTTTGCTTTTCCTGGCCAAGGCAACACAGTTATGAAAAGAACAGGCTTGGGGATTCTTTCAAAATTTCGTATTACTAAAATCAATCATCATCTTTATACTTCTTCTACGCATTGGGACAGTATTGCCAATAAAGGTGTATTTTATACAGAAATTGATCATCCACAGCTAGGCCTCATCGATGTTTTTACAACACATTTACAAGCTTCTTACGGGCCAATTAGCTACAACGAAGTGCGTGCTACTCAAATACGCGAACTCATCGAATTTTTTAACCGCTACCCAAACGACCGTCTTAAAATTGTAACCGGCGATTTCAACTTTAAACCCGATAACCCTCTTTACGCACAATTACTTCAAACTCTAAACCTCATCGATTTATCCAGTATTTTAAATCCTAATCCGTCAGAACCGTTTGTAACCTATCCTAATAGCAACAAGCAGCTGGACTATATTTTTATTAAACTGCCCATCACTTGGGATATAAACAAAGCTAAAAGTCAAATACGAGCTATCAATTTAGATCTCTCCGATCACCTTTCGTTGTGCGCAAAAATAGTATTAGACAAAAAAGAAACATCCCATTAG